The Candidatus Saccharimonadales bacterium genome window below encodes:
- a CDS encoding S24 family peptidase: protein MHDEEDPNQPTFHAGFPNAAADAVDVPLDLNKLVVRHPTSTFYMRAGSDSWQGLGVNQDDILVIDRSLKPKPNNLVIASDGEGFSLVVIPIRAKGQVEELEVWGVVTYVIHRKS from the coding sequence ATGCACGACGAAGAGGATCCGAACCAACCGACGTTTCACGCTGGGTTTCCCAACGCTGCGGCCGACGCCGTGGACGTGCCGCTGGATCTAAATAAACTAGTGGTGCGGCATCCGACCAGTACATTCTATATGCGGGCTGGGAGCGATTCCTGGCAAGGATTAGGCGTTAATCAAGATGACATTCTAGTTATTGATCGATCACTGAAGCCAAAGCCCAACAACTTAGTGATAGCCTCAGATGGAGAAGGTTTCAGTTTGGTAGTTATTCCTATTCGCGCTAAGGGGCAGGTGGAAGAGCTTGAGGTTTGGGGAGTGGTGACGTATGTAATCCATCGCAAGTCGTAG